Proteins from a genomic interval of Youhaiella tibetensis:
- the nadC gene encoding carboxylating nicotinate-nucleotide diphosphorylase produces MHIVTTPVAELPRPLVEKAVMAALEEDLGLAGDLTSQATLPPQATASAVLASREAGVIAGLAFPAAAFRLIGDGLTFEPAVADGDAVERGTVVGRVWGNARLVMMAERVALNFLNHLSGIATLTRQYAREVDGTKTRICDTRKTTPGLRAFEKYAVRCGGGANHRYALDDAILIKDNHIAVAGGVTQAFKAARAFAGHLVAIEIEVETLAQLEEALEAGARIVLLDNMDDATLRKAVELTAGRAVLEASGGVKLDRLKAIAATGVDFISTSQITMSAKPLDLGLDIEIGN; encoded by the coding sequence ATGCATATTGTGACCACACCGGTGGCAGAGCTGCCCAGGCCGCTCGTCGAAAAGGCGGTAATGGCCGCGCTCGAAGAGGATCTGGGGCTTGCCGGCGACCTGACCAGCCAGGCGACGCTGCCGCCCCAGGCGACGGCTTCGGCGGTGCTGGCATCGCGCGAAGCGGGCGTGATCGCCGGACTTGCGTTCCCCGCCGCGGCGTTCCGGCTGATCGGGGACGGGCTGACATTCGAGCCTGCCGTCGCCGATGGCGATGCGGTCGAACGAGGCACGGTCGTCGGCCGCGTCTGGGGCAATGCCCGGCTGGTGATGATGGCCGAGCGCGTGGCGCTCAATTTCCTCAACCACCTGAGTGGTATCGCCACCCTGACGCGCCAGTACGCGCGCGAGGTTGACGGCACGAAGACGCGCATCTGCGACACGCGCAAGACCACGCCCGGGCTGCGGGCTTTCGAAAAGTATGCGGTGCGCTGCGGCGGCGGCGCCAATCATCGCTACGCGCTCGATGATGCCATCCTCATCAAGGATAACCACATCGCGGTGGCAGGCGGGGTGACGCAAGCCTTCAAAGCGGCGCGCGCCTTCGCCGGGCATCTGGTCGCGATCGAGATCGAGGTCGAGACCCTGGCCCAGCTCGAAGAAGCGCTCGAAGCCGGGGCGCGGATCGTGCTGCTCGACAACATGGACGACGCGACCTTGCGCAAGGCGGTGGAACTGACCGCCGGACGCGCGGTGCTGGAGGCTTCGGGCGGCGTCAAGCTCGACCGGCTCAAGGCCATCGCGGCAACGGGCGTCGACTTCATCTCCACCAGCCAGATCACCATGTCGGCAAAGCCGCTCGACCTGGGCCTCGATATCGAAATCGGCAACTAG
- a CDS encoding LacI family DNA-binding transcriptional regulator: MSKRATMIDVAARAGVSQATVSLVLNGVTNARVAEATRQRIFEAAEALGYRKGPRHAVPENASPVIGLLLDEVSTTPFAMPFIEGARDEAALQDVLLATFCTRGDPKLENAALDMLVQQKAIGVIYATLVTTQLAQPPERLGELSTVLLNCYEKRTRFPSVVPGDVAGGHAATEALLKAGHRRIAHLTGEQWIEAARSRAQGYRQALTTWDVAVDPDLIVTGGWTVNGGRELTARLLELPNPPTAIFCFNDRMAIGAYDAIKAKGLRVPDDISVVGFDDEDLATYAQPPLSTVLLPHDEMARWAVSALLDRQAGDTSVKKIKMECPLVARGSIAPPPRG, translated from the coding sequence ATGAGCAAACGCGCGACGATGATCGACGTGGCGGCCCGGGCAGGCGTCTCGCAGGCCACGGTGTCGCTCGTGCTCAACGGCGTGACCAATGCCCGCGTCGCAGAGGCGACCCGGCAGAGAATCTTCGAAGCGGCCGAGGCACTCGGCTATCGCAAGGGACCGCGCCATGCGGTGCCCGAGAACGCGTCTCCGGTCATCGGATTGCTGCTCGACGAGGTGAGCACGACCCCCTTCGCGATGCCTTTCATCGAAGGCGCGCGCGACGAGGCGGCGCTCCAGGACGTGCTGCTGGCGACTTTCTGCACGCGCGGCGACCCCAAGCTCGAGAACGCCGCGCTCGACATGCTGGTGCAGCAGAAGGCGATCGGGGTGATCTATGCGACGCTGGTGACGACGCAGCTTGCCCAACCGCCTGAACGGCTGGGCGAACTCTCAACGGTGCTGCTCAACTGCTACGAGAAGCGCACACGTTTTCCCTCCGTTGTGCCGGGGGATGTCGCCGGTGGGCATGCGGCCACCGAGGCCCTGCTCAAGGCCGGGCATCGGCGCATCGCGCACCTGACCGGGGAGCAGTGGATCGAGGCCGCCAGGAGCCGTGCGCAGGGTTATCGGCAGGCACTCACCACCTGGGACGTGGCGGTGGACCCGGACCTGATCGTGACCGGCGGCTGGACGGTCAATGGCGGGCGCGAGCTGACGGCGCGATTGCTCGAGCTGCCCAATCCGCCCACGGCCATCTTCTGCTTTAACGACCGCATGGCCATCGGCGCCTATGACGCGATCAAGGCGAAGGGCCTGCGCGTTCCCGACGACATTTCGGTGGTGGGGTTCGACGACGAAGATCTGGCGACCTACGCGCAGCCGCCGCTGTCGACGGTCCTGCTACCGCATGACGAAATGGCGCGCTGGGCGGTGAGCGCCCTGCTCGACCGCCAGGCGGGCGACACGAGCGTGAAGAAGATCAAGATGGAATGCCCGCTGGTGGCCCGGGGCTCCATCGCCCCGCCGCCCCGGGGCTGA
- a CDS encoding glycoside hydrolase family 2 protein, with protein MTVRATVTEAGARAALSLDGAWRFRMEGEENWRSTNVPNPWQAEFADLRHSFGRAVYARGFTIPADWQGREVAIRFGAVNYVCEVYLNGKLLGSHEGGYLPFEFVLPADALEADNALEVRVALPSGDTAEYPDYPFGEIPHGKQSWYGPLGGIWQSVTLEARDPRHLVHAALDAELATGAVRATLEFSAAAKGALVEVTVTDPDGAEVVSASGEAGADISFVVPNVAPWSPEAPNLYSAQVDLKAADGALLDRTRHTFGFRTIETRDGKFFLNGQPLYLRGALDQDYYPEGICTPPSLDFLEDQARKAKELGLNLLRCHIKVPDPRYHEVADRLGLLVWTEIPNLQHFSERGGERLRETMSGILRRDGNHPSIIAWTIINEDWGTRLVESAEHRQWLKDTYDWLKAEDPSRLVVDNSACIPNFHVKTDINDYHYYRSIPERRAEWEKLTEEFAAGADWTYSPHGDAERRGDEPLVVSEFGVWGLPNPTEIRDASGNEPWWTETGGNWGDGGAYPHGIENRFATYHLGKVFGSLDGFIEAVQWYQFDNLKYEIESMRAHAPIVGYVITELTDVHWEANGLLDMNRNPRVFHERFAEINADLVIVPQLAHHAAYAGSEVAISLKIATGGSSVPAGASLSWSLDGGASGEIAVPPTGGLAVADLGVLKVQLPAGSENRMARVTFSLHAGGKELAGNEIAISVYAQRSTAGLPRVATSDAGLAARATVLGYQVVDAASADVVLARSLAAADILAMQQGARYVVLADGKAPTHRNLRSDVGTREPPFMPIVDETPGMPMGSEAQLPNINLVERQGTIWRGDWIANFSWIKRQGAFADLPGGPLLDASYDRVVPYHVLTGFRSWEYEGLVHAALAVGYLNKPAALIAQRSLDRGGLVATTFRLTEDAPGADPVATALFDAVIKTAVGIGAKQKR; from the coding sequence ATGACCGTACGGGCAACCGTAACCGAGGCCGGCGCGCGCGCCGCTCTTTCGCTGGATGGCGCCTGGCGCTTCCGCATGGAGGGCGAGGAGAACTGGCGCTCCACCAACGTCCCGAACCCCTGGCAGGCCGAGTTTGCGGACCTGCGCCATTCGTTCGGCCGGGCGGTCTATGCCCGCGGCTTCACCATCCCGGCAGATTGGCAGGGCAGGGAAGTCGCCATCCGCTTCGGCGCGGTCAACTACGTCTGCGAGGTTTATCTCAACGGCAAGCTTCTCGGTTCGCACGAGGGCGGCTACCTGCCGTTCGAATTCGTCCTTCCCGCCGACGCGCTCGAAGCCGACAACGCGCTTGAAGTGCGCGTCGCCCTGCCCAGCGGCGACACTGCCGAATATCCGGACTATCCGTTCGGCGAAATTCCGCACGGCAAGCAGAGCTGGTACGGCCCGCTCGGCGGCATCTGGCAGTCGGTGACCCTGGAAGCGCGCGATCCTCGCCACCTCGTCCACGCCGCCCTCGACGCCGAACTCGCTACCGGCGCGGTCCGCGCGACACTCGAATTTTCAGCCGCCGCAAAGGGTGCGTTGGTCGAAGTCACCGTGACCGACCCCGACGGCGCCGAAGTCGTCTCGGCCTCGGGCGAGGCTGGTGCCGATATCTCCTTCGTCGTCCCCAACGTGGCGCCCTGGTCGCCCGAAGCTCCCAATCTCTATTCAGCCCAGGTCGATCTCAAGGCCGCCGACGGCGCGCTGCTCGACCGCACGCGCCACACCTTCGGCTTCCGCACCATCGAAACCCGCGACGGCAAGTTCTTCCTCAACGGCCAGCCGCTCTACCTTCGTGGCGCGCTCGACCAGGACTACTACCCCGAAGGCATCTGCACGCCGCCTTCGCTCGATTTCCTCGAGGATCAGGCGCGCAAGGCCAAGGAACTCGGCCTCAACCTGCTGCGCTGCCACATCAAGGTTCCCGATCCGCGCTATCATGAGGTGGCCGACCGCCTGGGCCTCCTGGTCTGGACCGAGATTCCGAACCTGCAGCACTTCTCCGAGCGCGGCGGCGAACGCCTGCGCGAGACCATGTCCGGTATCCTGCGCCGCGACGGCAATCATCCTTCGATCATCGCCTGGACCATCATCAACGAGGACTGGGGTACGCGCCTCGTCGAGAGCGCCGAGCACCGGCAATGGCTCAAGGACACCTATGACTGGCTCAAGGCCGAGGATCCTTCCCGCCTCGTGGTCGACAACTCGGCCTGCATCCCCAACTTCCACGTCAAGACCGACATCAACGACTACCACTATTACCGCTCGATCCCCGAGCGCCGCGCCGAGTGGGAGAAGCTGACCGAGGAATTCGCAGCCGGCGCCGACTGGACCTACAGCCCGCACGGCGATGCCGAGCGTCGCGGCGACGAGCCGCTCGTCGTTTCCGAGTTCGGCGTCTGGGGGCTCCCCAACCCGACCGAAATCCGTGACGCTTCCGGCAACGAGCCCTGGTGGACCGAGACCGGCGGCAACTGGGGCGATGGCGGCGCCTATCCCCACGGCATCGAAAACCGCTTCGCCACCTATCACCTGGGCAAGGTCTTCGGCTCGCTCGATGGCTTCATCGAAGCGGTGCAGTGGTACCAGTTCGACAATCTCAAGTACGAGATCGAGTCCATGCGCGCCCATGCGCCGATCGTGGGCTACGTCATCACCGAACTGACCGACGTGCATTGGGAGGCCAACGGCCTTCTCGATATGAACCGCAATCCGCGCGTGTTCCACGAACGCTTTGCCGAGATCAACGCCGACCTCGTCATCGTCCCGCAACTGGCGCACCACGCCGCCTATGCCGGCAGCGAAGTCGCCATAAGCCTCAAGATCGCGACGGGCGGCAGCTCCGTGCCCGCCGGCGCCAGTCTTTCCTGGTCGCTCGATGGCGGGGCATCTGGGGAAATCGCGGTTCCGCCCACCGGTGGCCTCGCCGTCGCCGATCTCGGCGTGCTCAAGGTGCAACTGCCGGCGGGCAGCGAAAATCGCATGGCCCGGGTCACTTTCTCCCTCCATGCAGGCGGGAAGGAACTCGCCGGCAACGAAATCGCCATCTCCGTCTACGCCCAGCGCTCGACTGCCGGTCTTCCCAGGGTCGCCACGAGCGATGCCGGTCTTGCCGCGCGGGCGACCGTTCTCGGCTACCAGGTCGTGGATGCTGCGAGCGCCGATGTCGTGCTCGCCCGCTCGCTTGCCGCCGCCGATATCCTGGCCATGCAGCAGGGCGCCCGCTACGTCGTCCTCGCCGATGGCAAGGCGCCCACCCATCGCAACCTGCGCTCGGATGTGGGCACGCGCGAGCCGCCCTTCATGCCCATCGTCGATGAGACGCCGGGCATGCCCATGGGCAGCGAAGCTCAGCTTCCCAATATCAACCTGGTGGAACGCCAGGGCACCATCTGGCGCGGCGACTGGATCGCCAATTTCAGTTGGATCAAGCGCCAGGGGGCCTTTGCCGACCTGCCGGGTGGCCCGCTGCTCGATGCCTCCTACGATCGCGTCGTGCCCTACCACGTCCTCACCGGCTTCCGCTCGTGGGAATACGAGGGGCTGGTCCACGCAGCCCTTGCTGTCGGCTATCTCAACAAGCCCGCCGCGCTCATCGCCCAGCGCTCGCTCGATCGCGGCGGCCTGGTGGCCACGACCTTCCGTTTGACCGAAGACGCCCCCGGCGCCGATCCCGTCGCTACCGCGCTTTTTGATGCAGTCATCAAAACGGCTGTGGGAATAGGCGCGAAACAAAAGCGCTGA
- a CDS encoding ABC transporter ATP-binding protein has translation MADIRLKSVSKHFGAVRVIENVSLNIESGEFIVFLGPSGCGKSTLLRMIAGLESVDGGEIWIGDRRVDQLPPAQREIAMVFQNYALYPHMTVKDNMSFGLQNIRMPKPEIEQRIANAAKTLEIDHLLERRPAQLSGGQRQRVAIGRAIVRDPKAFLLDEPLSNLDAGLRVRTRVELAQLHQRMQATMIFVTHDQTEAMTLATRIVVLNNRKVEQIGTPMEIYSRPASRFVANFVGSPAMNFLPVTRVTDREGKALVTLPDQSEVQTQIPTSTLPGGDGLTLGIRAEAVRVHADGATKGKSDVIERLGERTLAYIRLTDNSTIIAEDVGNSRLAVGESVGLRLDGASAHLFDAQDKAYHAAN, from the coding sequence GTGGCCGATATCAGGCTCAAGAGCGTCAGCAAGCACTTCGGTGCCGTGCGCGTCATCGAGAATGTTTCGCTCAACATCGAATCTGGCGAGTTCATCGTCTTTCTCGGACCCTCGGGCTGCGGCAAGTCCACCTTGCTGCGCATGATCGCCGGGCTGGAGTCGGTCGATGGCGGTGAAATCTGGATCGGGGATCGCCGCGTCGACCAGCTGCCTCCCGCCCAGCGCGAAATCGCCATGGTGTTCCAGAACTACGCGCTCTACCCGCACATGACGGTCAAGGACAACATGTCCTTCGGCCTTCAGAACATCCGCATGCCCAAGCCCGAAATCGAGCAGCGCATCGCCAATGCCGCCAAGACGCTCGAGATCGACCACCTGCTCGAACGCCGCCCGGCGCAATTGTCCGGCGGCCAGCGCCAGCGCGTTGCCATCGGCCGCGCCATCGTGCGCGATCCCAAGGCCTTTCTGCTCGACGAGCCGCTGTCCAACCTCGATGCCGGGCTGCGCGTGCGCACCCGTGTCGAGCTGGCCCAGCTCCACCAGCGCATGCAGGCGACGATGATCTTCGTCACCCACGACCAGACCGAGGCCATGACCCTGGCGACCCGCATCGTCGTGCTCAACAACCGCAAGGTCGAGCAGATCGGCACGCCCATGGAGATCTACTCCCGGCCCGCCTCGCGCTTCGTGGCCAATTTCGTGGGTTCCCCGGCCATGAACTTCCTGCCGGTCACCCGCGTCACCGACCGGGAAGGCAAGGCGCTGGTCACCTTGCCCGATCAGTCCGAGGTCCAGACCCAGATCCCGACCAGCACTCTGCCCGGCGGCGACGGGCTGACCCTGGGCATCCGCGCCGAAGCGGTGCGCGTCCACGCCGATGGCGCCACCAAGGGCAAGTCGGACGTCATCGAGCGCCTGGGCGAGCGTACCCTCGCATACATCCGCCTGACCGATAACTCGACCATCATCGCCGAGGACGTGGGCAATAGCAGGCTGGCCGTCGGGGAGAGTGTCGGCCTGCGTCTGGATGGGGCCTCCGCGCATCTCTTCGATGCGCAGGACAAGGCCTACCACGCGGCCAACTGA
- a CDS encoding ABC transporter substrate-binding protein, translating to MKTLMKLAMVTTALMTISSVVQAKETVVWWDFLGGGDGVRMKALIDEFNKENGDNIEIQATTLEWGTPFYTKAQTSAAVGEGPDVMTYHISRLPLGVSTNTLSEITADDLASVGLKAEDYAPANWQAAQVDGKQYAIPFDIHSIILYYNKDKLKAAGLLGDDGLPKGLDGVDNFKAALQKLKDGGSQYGVSIHSAAGDSQWRIFYSLLNQQDGKFFADGKFLDGDNLDKAVKATQVVADWVKEGLAPSNTEYPASIALFTSGEAAMHINGVWEVPTFTDLAAKGQLGFEWGAVALPTFFDHPATWADSHSFVIPNNVGKDMTPEKRKAVMEVIAWMNKHSLAWAGAGHIPAYGPVRDSAEFKALQPNATYSVLADTAAFDPVSTLAGVASPVYDAAGNYMVPAINGEMDPQQAIEDLRDDLQAQVE from the coding sequence GTGAAGACTTTGATGAAGCTGGCCATGGTGACCACGGCGCTGATGACGATCAGCTCTGTCGTCCAGGCCAAGGAAACCGTGGTTTGGTGGGACTTCCTGGGCGGCGGCGACGGCGTCCGCATGAAGGCCCTGATCGACGAGTTCAACAAGGAAAACGGCGACAATATCGAAATCCAGGCCACCACCCTGGAATGGGGCACCCCCTTCTACACCAAGGCGCAGACCTCTGCCGCCGTTGGCGAAGGCCCGGACGTGATGACCTATCACATCTCGCGCCTGCCGCTTGGCGTTTCGACCAACACGCTTTCGGAAATCACCGCTGACGACCTCGCCAGCGTTGGCCTGAAGGCCGAGGACTATGCGCCCGCCAACTGGCAGGCCGCCCAGGTCGATGGCAAGCAATACGCCATCCCCTTCGATATCCACTCGATCATCCTCTACTACAACAAGGACAAGCTGAAGGCCGCTGGGCTCCTCGGCGATGACGGCCTGCCCAAGGGCCTGGATGGCGTGGACAACTTCAAGGCCGCGCTCCAGAAGCTCAAGGACGGCGGTTCCCAGTATGGCGTCTCCATCCACTCGGCCGCCGGCGACAGCCAGTGGCGTATCTTCTACTCGCTCCTGAATCAGCAGGACGGCAAGTTCTTCGCCGACGGCAAGTTCCTGGATGGCGACAACCTCGACAAGGCCGTCAAGGCCACGCAGGTCGTTGCTGACTGGGTGAAGGAAGGCCTTGCCCCCTCCAACACCGAGTATCCCGCGTCCATCGCGCTCTTCACCTCGGGTGAAGCCGCCATGCACATCAACGGCGTCTGGGAAGTCCCGACCTTCACCGACCTCGCTGCCAAGGGCCAGCTCGGTTTCGAATGGGGCGCGGTTGCCCTGCCGACCTTCTTCGATCACCCGGCTACCTGGGCTGACTCGCACTCCTTCGTCATTCCGAACAATGTCGGCAAGGACATGACCCCGGAAAAGCGCAAGGCCGTGATGGAAGTCATCGCCTGGATGAACAAGCACTCGCTCGCCTGGGCTGGCGCCGGTCACATCCCCGCCTACGGTCCGGTCCGCGACAGCGCCGAGTTCAAGGCCCTGCAGCCGAACGCCACCTACTCGGTGCTCGCTGACACCGCCGCGTTCGACCCGGTCTCGACCCTCGCCGGCGTTGCCTCGCCGGTCTATGACGCCGCTGGTAACTACATGGTGCCGGCGATCAACGGCGAGATGGACCCGCAGCAGGCAATCGAAGACCTGCGCGACGACCTGCAGGCTCAGGTCGAGTAA